The Palleronia sp. THAF1 genome contains the following window.
GCGCGCCCGTGCAAGTCACCAAACGAAAAAGGCCGGCTTGCGCCGGCCTTTCCGTCAATCTCGGGGACCGAGATCAGAAAGCGTAGAGAGCACGCAAGTTCAGCGAGGTCACATCGGCTTCGGTACCGGTGCCGCCGTCGATGTCGCCGAAGTCTTCGTAGATGACTTCCGCGCCTAGGCCGACGTTCGGCGTGATGCGGTACTCGACGCCCGCACCAACAAGGTAACCTGCGGCGTCGACGTCGTTGTTGTTGACTTCAGCGCTAGCATAGGTGCCGCCCGCAAGGCCGTAGACCATGGTCTGGCCCAGATCAGCACCGGCTTTCAGCTTCAAGCGAACGCCGCTGTCGACATCGAGGTTACCGTTGTCGTCGTTAACGTTTCCGGTACCGATTTCGACTTCACCACCCATGACGAGCGTTCCGAAGTCGTAGTTGTAACCTGCGAACGCGCCAACGCCGTAACCGTCGGCGTCGAAGTCGCCACCGCCGGAGGTTTCGGATGAACCGTCACCGTAACCCAGCGACAGACCGGCGTAGCCGCCCGTCCAGTCCTGCGACGGCATTACCATCGGCGCGGCGGGGGCCATCACCATCGGCTCGGACGGAGCGGGGTTCACGCCGCCAGCGAAGGCGGTTCCGGCGGTCAGCAGCGCTGCGGCTGCGGTCATGGTCACGATTTTCATAATCTTGCTCCTAGGGTCGGCAAATACTGCACGAGTCACTTTTGATCGTTCACACGTTCAATACGCACAAACATCCACGCCGTTCCACCTTAGAGGCGACCAAATGGCAAGTCGGTGTCGGGACTGTTGCACAAACGAGCCATAATCAGCCGACAGCCGGATTCTCGCCGCCAGTTTGCCACTTTCGCGCCTCATTTCACGATGTTTTTTGGGCTTTTTCTTCCAAAGTCAGCCATTCCTCTTCGAACTCCGCCAGATGTTTCTGCCTGGATTCGAGCGCTTGAGTGGCCTTCGCGAACTTCACAGGTTCGCGAGCGAACAGATCCGGATCGGCCAAAAGCGTTTCAAGTTTGGAAATTTCTGATTCAACACGTGCGATCTCGTTGGGTAACTCCTTCAACCGGTGCGACTCGGTAAAGGTCAGGCCAGCGGCTTTCGGTTTCTCGGCTGTCTCTTGCGGCTTGCCGCGCACGGGTGCCTTCGATGCGGCGGCAACGCCATCGCGCTCGGGCTTCTGGGACTGATAGTCCGACCATCCACCGGCATAGACCTCGACCCGCCCCTCGCCTTCGAAGGCCACGGTCTGGCTGGCGACGCGATCCAAGAAGTCGCGGTCGTGGCTGACCAGCAAAACGGTGCCGTCGTAGTCGCCCAGCAGGTCCTGCAACAGATCCAAGGTCTCGACATCCAAGTCGTTGGTCGGTTCGTCCAGCACCAGCAGGTTCGACGGCTGCGCCATCAGCTTGGCCAGCAGCAGCCGTGCCTTTTCCCCACCCGATAGCGACTTCACCGGCGCGCGGGCCTGTGATTCGCTGAAAAGGAAGTCCTTGAGATAGCCCACGACGTGCTTGGGCGTGCCACGCACCATCACCTGATCGGCGGCCCCCGACACGCGCATCTCGGGAGAGCCTGTCAGGCTGTCCCACAGGGTCATTTCGGGATCGAGCGCCGCACGGGACTGGTCGAACACCGCAACTTCCAGATTTGTGCCCAGCTTTACCGTGCCCTCGTCGGGCGCCAACTCTCCGGTCAGCATCTTCAGGCAGGTCGTCTTGCCGACGCCGTTCGGCCCCACGAAAGCCACCCGGTCGCCGCGCGCGATCTTGATGGAAAACGGGTTC
Protein-coding sequences here:
- a CDS encoding ABC-F family ATP-binding cassette domain-containing protein; this translates as MARTPLLKLSDISLTFGGDPLFSGLDMIVQPSDRVALVGRNGSGKSTLMKVMGGLIEPDAGDKVLSPGTTVGYMEQEPTMEGFATLGDYAMSELDPAEGYKVEIISDDLTFDPATEPSKASGGERRRAALAKLLAEGPELMLLDEPTNHLDIRAIAWLEDQLKSTRAGYVLISHDRAFLRNLTKATLWVDRGQVRRQEKGFAHFEDWRDKVWEEEDVSRHKLDRKIKAEAKWAVEGISARRKRNQGRVRALQDLRETRSDMVRRQGTAALELESGQKSGKKVIEAMDIAKSFGDRTILNPFSIKIARGDRVAFVGPNGVGKTTCLKMLTGELAPDEGTVKLGTNLEVAVFDQSRAALDPEMTLWDSLTGSPEMRVSGAADQVMVRGTPKHVVGYLKDFLFSESQARAPVKSLSGGEKARLLLAKLMAQPSNLLVLDEPTNDLDVETLDLLQDLLGDYDGTVLLVSHDRDFLDRVASQTVAFEGEGRVEVYAGGWSDYQSQKPERDGVAAASKAPVRGKPQETAEKPKAAGLTFTESHRLKELPNEIARVESEISKLETLLADPDLFAREPVKFAKATQALESRQKHLAEFEEEWLTLEEKAQKTS
- a CDS encoding outer membrane protein, whose product is MKIVTMTAAAALLTAGTAFAGGVNPAPSEPMVMAPAAPMVMPSQDWTGGYAGLSLGYGDGSSETSGGGDFDADGYGVGAFAGYNYDFGTLVMGGEVEIGTGNVNDDNGNLDVDSGVRLKLKAGADLGQTMVYGLAGGTYASAEVNNNDVDAAGYLVGAGVEYRITPNVGLGAEVIYEDFGDIDGGTGTEADVTSLNLRALYAF